In a genomic window of Lacrimispora sp. BS-2:
- a CDS encoding Crp/Fnr family transcriptional regulator: MEEYLSVLKKSNLFSGVQPEEISAMLNCLSARIRHFKKEEFIIRSGDYIRSVGMLLSGSALIIQEDFWGKRTIISDVMPGTIFAETYACIPSIPIEMSVISDSECDVLFMDFNKILHVCTSACTFHTRLLQNFLSSIARRNLTLTKKMQHMSKKTIREKLLSYLSAESLKNNSSTFDIPFNRQQLADYLSIDRSALSNEMSKLQDEGILTYKKNRFTLKEDFHEG, translated from the coding sequence ATGGAGGAATACTTATCCGTATTAAAAAAATCTAACCTGTTTTCCGGAGTCCAGCCAGAGGAGATCAGCGCAATGTTAAATTGCCTGTCGGCCCGGATCAGGCATTTTAAAAAAGAAGAATTTATCATAAGAAGCGGGGACTACATCCGTTCCGTTGGAATGCTTCTCTCAGGGTCCGCTCTTATCATACAGGAGGATTTCTGGGGCAAACGGACCATTATTTCCGATGTTATGCCAGGCACTATTTTTGCGGAAACCTATGCCTGCATCCCCTCCATACCGATTGAAATGAGTGTTATCTCCGACTCTGAATGCGATGTGCTGTTTATGGACTTTAACAAGATTCTGCATGTGTGCACTTCCGCATGCACCTTTCATACACGTCTGTTACAAAATTTTTTATCTTCCATTGCCAGAAGGAATTTGACCCTCACAAAAAAAATGCAGCATATGTCCAAAAAGACCATCAGGGAAAAACTGCTCTCCTACCTTTCCGCCGAATCCTTAAAAAACAATTCCTCTACCTTTGATATTCCATTTAACAGGCAGCAGCTGGCGGATTACCTGTCCATTGACCGCAGCGCCCTGTCCAATGAAATGAGCAAATTACAGGACGAAGGAATTTTAACCTATAAGAAGAACCGGTTCACCTTAAAAGAAGATTTCCATGAAGGATAA
- a CDS encoding 4Fe-4S binding protein produces MVRRIIQIDKEKCNGCGLCAAACHEGAIGMVNGKAELMRDDYCDGLGDCLPACPTGAITFIEREAAAYDEEAVALNKKKAGGKGNASFSRCPGSRAMKIERGAEAKKTEEVPIQSQLRQWPVQIKLVPVKAPYFEEADLLIAADCSAYAYGDFHQKFLKGKVVLVGCPKLDQVDYSEKLAEIIRNNAIQSITVVRMEVPCCGGLEHAALRALEDSGKEIPCQVVTISVDGNII; encoded by the coding sequence ATGGTTCGTAGAATTATTCAGATTGATAAAGAAAAATGCAATGGATGTGGTCTTTGTGCGGCGGCATGTCATGAGGGAGCCATTGGAATGGTAAATGGAAAAGCAGAGCTTATGCGGGATGATTACTGCGATGGATTAGGGGATTGCCTTCCTGCATGTCCTACCGGGGCCATCACATTTATAGAAAGAGAAGCAGCCGCTTATGATGAAGAGGCGGTGGCATTGAATAAGAAAAAGGCTGGGGGAAAAGGAAATGCTTCCTTTAGCAGATGTCCTGGAAGCCGGGCCATGAAGATCGAGCGCGGGGCTGAAGCTAAGAAGACGGAAGAGGTCCCTATTCAGTCCCAGTTAAGACAGTGGCCGGTGCAGATCAAGCTGGTTCCTGTGAAAGCGCCTTATTTTGAAGAGGCAGATTTATTGATCGCAGCGGATTGCAGCGCCTATGCTTATGGAGACTTTCATCAGAAATTCTTAAAGGGAAAGGTCGTTCTTGTAGGATGTCCCAAGCTTGACCAGGTGGATTACAGCGAAAAGCTGGCAGAGATCATAAGGAACAACGCCATTCAAAGCATTACGGTCGTCCGGATGGAGGTACCATGCTGCGGCGGTCTGGAACATGCGGCTTTAAGAGCTCTTGAGGACAGCGGAAAAGAAATTCCCTGCCAGGTCGTTACCATCTCTGTTGATGGAAATATTATATAA
- a CDS encoding cupin domain-containing protein: MSEKFIKNIKHEEIVMLSDLVQANEGQIVSKTLAQNEALSITLFAFDKGEEISTHESNGDAMVTVLEGTGKFTVDGKEYLLNAGETLIMPAKKPHAVYAQERFKMELVVVF; encoded by the coding sequence ATGTCAGAGAAATTTATTAAAAATATAAAGCATGAAGAAATCGTAATGTTATCTGATCTGGTTCAGGCAAATGAAGGCCAGATCGTCAGCAAGACCCTTGCACAGAATGAAGCTCTCAGCATTACGTTATTTGCATTTGATAAAGGGGAAGAAATCAGTACCCACGAATCCAACGGGGATGCCATGGTGACTGTTTTGGAAGGAACCGGAAAATTTACGGTAGATGGTAAGGAGTATCTGTTAAATGCAGGAGAGACCCTTATCATGCCTGCTAAAAAGCCACATGCAGTTTATGCACAAGAACGCTTTAAGATGGAATTGGTCGTGGTATTTTAA